DNA from Dokdonella koreensis DS-123:
GGGGTGCGCGGACTCTTGCTGAGGAATGCGCGTTAGAGTTCCAGCGCCTGCGGCTGCTGGGCGGTATGCGGATGCTCGGCGCCGGCGTAGACCTTGAGCTTGCGGAACATCGCGCGGCCCAGCGGGTTCTTCGGCAGCATGCCCTTGACGCCGATCTCGATCACGCGCTCCGGATGACGGGCCAGCATGTCCTTGAGCGAGGTGGTCTTGAGGTTGCCGATGTAGCCGGTGAACCGGTGGTAGTTCTTGTCGTTGAGCTTGTTGCCGGTGACGGCAATCTTCTCGGCGTTGATGACGACCAGGTAGTCGCCCGTGTCGACGTGCGGCGTGTAGATCGGCTTGTGCTTGCCGCGCAGACGAACGGCCAATTCGGAGCAGAGGCGGCCGAGCGTCTTGTTCGTCGCGTCGACCACATACCAGTCGCGCTGCACGGTTTCGGGCTTGGCGCTGATCGTTTTCATCGGGAACACCTTGATCGCCCGAACGCGGGCTGGTCAGAAATAAA
Protein-coding regions in this window:
- the rplM gene encoding 50S ribosomal protein L13, with protein sequence MKTISAKPETVQRDWYVVDATNKTLGRLCSELAVRLRGKHKPIYTPHVDTGDYLVVINAEKIAVTGNKLNDKNYHRFTGYIGNLKTTSLKDMLARHPERVIEIGVKGMLPKNPLGRAMFRKLKVYAGAEHPHTAQQPQALEL